The sequence TATGAGACATATTACTTAACAGAAAGGAAACTGTTCATCTAAAGATCGCTGATAATCAGATATCGTGAACCCACAAACTTTTTTGATCAAATGTATCAGACAAAACTCTTTAACTGGGCTTTATATCGGAATCAGGGATTGATAAAAGCGATTGAAAACTGTGGCAAATCGTATGGAAAAGGGTTTAATTCCGCGCATGGCAATACGTCACTCTGATCTGAGACACGATTCAACTTTTACCCTACTATTATATATATTTGATTTGAAAGGATGATTTAATCATGACAAAACGCGTTTACACATTCGGAGGTGGAAAAGCCGAAGGAGATGCTTCCTACAGAAATCTTCTGGGAGGCAAGGGAGCCAACCTGGCTGAAATGAGTGGCCTGGGCATTCCTGTTCCTGCTGGTTTCACCATCACCACAGAAGTTTGTACGGAGTATAATCAAGTTGGTCGCGACCAGACTGTTGAGCTCATTAAGGCTGAAGTCGAAGCTGCAGTAAAAGAAGTTGAAGCGGTCATGGGTGCAAAATTTTGCGACGAAGAGAACCCCCTGCTTCTATCAGTTCGCTCTGGGTCCCGTGTTTCCATGCCCGGTATGATGGACACCGTTCTAAATCTTGGTCTTAATGACACTGCCGTTGAAGCCCTTGCCAAGAAATCTGGTAATGAGCGCTTTGCCTGGGATTCATACCGTCGTTTCGTACAGATGTACGGTGATGTGGTTTTAGGTATGAAACCTGAATCCAAAGAAGATATCGATCCCTTTGAAGAGATTATGGAAGCGCTCAAAGAGACCAAGGGCTATGAGCTGGATACAGAATTCAATGTTGAAGATCTAAAAACACTGGTGGCTCAATTTAAAGCTGCTGTCACCAAAAAAACCGGTCACAGTTTTCCAGACAATCCCTGGGATCAGCTCTGGGGATCAGTTATGGCAGTATTTGATTCATGGGAAACTCCCCGTGCAGTTTACTACCGCATGTTGAACAAAATCCCCGGTGATTGGGGAACTGCTGTAAATGTTCAGGCCATGGTGTTTGGCAACATGGGAGACAACTCTGGTACCGGCGTTGCCTTTACTCGGGATGCTGGAACGGGCGAGGACCAGTTTAATGGTGAATACCTCATCAACGCCCAGGGCGAAGATGTAGTAGCCGGTATTCGCACACCTCAGCAGATCACCAAGATCGGTTCTGAACGTTGGGCCGTCCTGGCTGGCGTTTCTGAAGAAGAGCGCAAAAGGGATTTTCCTTCACTGGAAGAGCTCATGCCGGAGATCTATGCAGAGCTACACAGTATCGAGCAGCGACTTGAAGACCATTACAAAGATATGCAGGACATTGAGTTTACCATGCAGGACGGTAAGCTGTGGATGCTCCAGACCCGTAGTGGCAAGAGAACTGGTTTTGCCATGGTGCGGATTGCCATGGAACAGCTGGAAGCGGGTGAGCTTGATGAAAAAGAAGCTCTCATGCGCGTCGAGCCCAACAAGCTGGATGAGCTGCTACACCCCGTTTTTGATAAAGAAGCCATGGCTTCAGCTCGGGTTCTGACCAAAGGTCTGCCTGCTTCACCTGGTGCCGCTACTGGGCAGCTTGTATTTCATGCTGATGAAGCCAACAAATATGAAAATTCCATCCTGGCCCGAATTGAAACTTCTCCAGAAG comes from Candidatus Neomarinimicrobiota bacterium and encodes:
- a CDS encoding pyruvate, phosphate dikinase; protein product: MMTKRVYTFGGGKAEGDASYRNLLGGKGANLAEMSGLGIPVPAGFTITTEVCTEYNQVGRDQTVELIKAEVEAAVKEVEAVMGAKFCDEENPLLLSVRSGSRVSMPGMMDTVLNLGLNDTAVEALAKKSGNERFAWDSYRRFVQMYGDVVLGMKPESKEDIDPFEEIMEALKETKGYELDTEFNVEDLKTLVAQFKAAVTKKTGHSFPDNPWDQLWGSVMAVFDSWETPRAVYYRMLNKIPGDWGTAVNVQAMVFGNMGDNSGTGVAFTRDAGTGEDQFNGEYLINAQGEDVVAGIRTPQQITKIGSERWAVLAGVSEEERKRDFPSLEELMPEIYAELHSIEQRLEDHYKDMQDIEFTMQDGKLWMLQTRSGKRTGFAMVRIAMEQLEAGELDEKEALMRVEPNKLDELLHPVFDKEAMASARVLTKGLPASPGAATGQLVFHADEANKYENSILARIETSPEDLEGMNIANGILTARGGMTSHAAVVARGMGKCCVSGAGAIKINYKARTLTVDGSVFNEGDWVSLNGSTGEIFEGKIKTIDPEVSGAFGQLMDLTNKFTRMYVRTNADTPRESKIAREFGAKGIGLCRTEHMFFEGDKIVAMREMILAEDQAGREAALERLLPIQQKDFEGIFEAMQDLPVTVRLLDPPLHEFVPHDEKGQQEMADVMGVDIKVISQKVDDLAEFNPMLGHRGCRLGNTYPEITVMQTKAIMGAALALKARGIVAIPEIMIPLTGTLAEMELQEKIVRDTIKVLFAEVGDSVDHLVGTMIEIPRAALTADKIATSAEFFSFGTNDLTQMTFGYSRDDAGKFLPVYLEKGLLKNDPFEVLDQEGVGQLVEMACRLGKETRPDIKLGICGEHGGEPSSVEFCHRVGLDYVSCSPFRVPIARLAAAQAAAREL